One Burkholderiales bacterium genomic window, GGAAGATACGTGGACGTGGCAATGACCGAGGGCGTGCTTGCACACAATCTCCACGCGCTCGCGGCAGTCGCCCTGGAAGGGCGCGCCCGGCCGATGGGCCAGGACTTTCTCTCGGGCCGGGAACCCTGCTACGCGCTCTACCGCTGCGCCGACGGGCGCTACATGGCCGTTGGAGCGCTGGAGAAGAAATTCTGGGACGGCGTGTGCGACGTGCTCGAGCGCCCGGACCTGAAGCCGCATCACTGGAGCCTGGGCGGCGGCGACCGCGAAAACACGAAGCGCGCGCTGCGCGAGATCTTCGCCAGCCGGCCGCAGTCGTACTGGATCGAGAAGTTCAAGGATGCCGACTGCTGCGTCTCACCGGTGCTGCGGCTGGAACAGAGCCTGAACGATCCGCAGATCCTCGCTCGGCAGATTGTCGTCCGCACGCCGCACCCGCACGCCGGCGAAGTACTGCAATTCGCCCCGCCATTCAAGATGAGCGAATACACCTTCGAGGTTTCGCGCCCTGCGCCTGAAGCGGGAGAACATGGCGAGGAGATACTGCGGGAAGTCGGCTATGGCGACGCGGAGATCGCGCGCTTGCGCAGTGCCGGGATGATCTGACTGCGATGGCTGGTGAAATTCGCGTCTGACCCTGAGCTGCGCACCGATCGGGTGTGCGAGCGGGCGCCCGCGCGCTGAACAGGTTCCATGACGCCGGATTCCGACAACCGGAAGTTCAGTCCCGGCGATAGCCGTAGAACCACCGGCTGCCGGTGGCGCCGGTGCGCACGGTATGCGAAGCGCCCGCCGGAATCAGGAGCTCCTCGCCGGGCGCGGGCCTGAAGACCCTGCCTTCGATTTCGAATTCGACGTCGCCTTCGATCGGCATCACCAGCTCGTCAATATCGTGAACGAAATCGGCCCACACCTGCCCGGGCGGGTCGATCCAGACGTCGCACGAAAACCCGCGTGCTGCCCAGTCGCGCGCTACCGCTTCTCGTTCAATGGTCTTTGT contains:
- a CDS encoding CaiB/BaiF CoA-transferase family protein; the encoded protein is MRAKPLSGVRVLDLTRLLPGPVCTLHLADLGADVIKVEDTGAGDYARSLGVSKGIAPVFLAINRNKRSLRLDLKQRAGVEVFLRLARQAQIVVESFRPGVVDRLGVGYEACSRVNPKIVYCSISGYGQSGPYRDLAGHDVNYCGYAGLSDQIGTASGEPALPNLQIADILGGALVPAMAILAALFDAARTGQGRYVDVAMTEGVLAHNLHALAAVALEGRARPMGQDFLSGREPCYALYRCADGRYMAVGALEKKFWDGVCDVLERPDLKPHHWSLGGGDRENTKRALREIFASRPQSYWIEKFKDADCCVSPVLRLEQSLNDPQILARQIVVRTPHPHAGEVLQFAPPFKMSEYTFEVSRPAPEAGEHGEEILREVGYGDAEIARLRSAGMI